From Streptomyces sp. 6-11-2, one genomic window encodes:
- a CDS encoding RNA polymerase sigma factor SigF: protein MSADQGSSKVLTLTKSETPSPALEPLDALDDVAALEAAPAPAVPAASALPASEIIDTRTLSRSLFLRLAALDEDSPERVYVRDTLIELNLPLVRYAAARFRSRNEPMEDIVQVGTIGLIKAIDRFDCERGVEFPTFAMPTVVGEIKRFFRDTSWSVRVPRRLQELRLALTKASDELSQKLDRSPTVTELAAVLGVSEEDVVDGLAVGNAYTASSLDSPTPEDDGGEGSLADRLGYEDTALEGVEYRESLKPLLAKLPPRERRIIMLRFFANMTQSQIGEEVGISQMHVSRLLTRTLAQLREGLISD, encoded by the coding sequence ATGTCCGCAGACCAGGGCAGCTCCAAGGTGCTGACGCTCACGAAGAGCGAGACGCCCTCCCCGGCGCTCGAGCCGCTCGACGCCCTCGACGACGTGGCGGCCCTCGAGGCCGCTCCCGCCCCGGCTGTTCCGGCCGCGTCGGCCTTGCCGGCCTCGGAGATCATCGACACCCGCACCCTGTCCCGCTCCCTGTTCCTGCGGCTCGCCGCACTCGACGAGGACAGTCCCGAGCGCGTCTACGTCCGGGACACCCTGATCGAGCTGAACCTCCCGCTGGTCCGTTACGCGGCGGCCCGCTTCCGCTCGCGCAACGAGCCGATGGAGGACATCGTCCAGGTCGGCACCATCGGCCTGATCAAGGCGATCGACCGCTTCGACTGCGAGCGGGGCGTGGAGTTCCCGACCTTCGCGATGCCGACGGTCGTGGGCGAGATCAAGCGCTTCTTCCGCGACACCTCGTGGTCGGTGCGGGTGCCCAGGCGCCTTCAGGAGCTGCGTCTGGCGCTCACCAAGGCCAGCGACGAGCTCTCGCAGAAGCTCGACCGCTCCCCGACCGTCACGGAACTGGCCGCCGTGCTGGGCGTGTCGGAGGAGGACGTCGTCGACGGCCTCGCGGTCGGCAACGCCTACACCGCCTCCTCGCTGGACTCCCCGACCCCCGAGGACGACGGCGGCGAGGGCTCCCTGGCCGACCGCCTCGGCTACGAGGACACGGCGCTGGAGGGCGTGGAGTACCGCGAGTCGCTCAAGCCGCTGCTGGCCAAGCTGCCGCCCCGGGAGCGGCGGATCATCATGCTCCGCTTCTTCGCCAACATGACCCAGTCGCAGATCGGCGAGGAGGTCGGCATCTCGCAGATGCACGTCTCCCGGCTGCTGACGCGGACGCTGGCACAGCTGCGGGAGGGGCTCATCAGCGACTGA
- a CDS encoding MarR family winged helix-turn-helix transcriptional regulator, translated as MAEQAQYEELARQLSAVGAVKRDMGRILPPDCPAGSAAVLTLLGRHGDMRMSKLAELLSVDMSVTSRHVAHVAARGWIERIQDPADKRSRILRLTPAGLDQLDELTRRSTRLLSERLSDWTDDEVGQLIRLMTRLRASFGDCRSAPARIPAPVAPKTTRTPAST; from the coding sequence ATGGCCGAGCAGGCGCAGTACGAAGAGCTTGCGCGTCAGCTCAGTGCCGTCGGAGCCGTGAAACGGGACATGGGGCGGATCCTGCCGCCCGACTGCCCGGCCGGCTCGGCCGCCGTGCTGACCCTGCTCGGCCGCCACGGGGACATGCGCATGAGCAAGCTCGCCGAGCTGCTCTCCGTGGACATGTCGGTGACCAGCCGGCACGTCGCGCACGTCGCCGCACGCGGCTGGATCGAGCGGATCCAGGACCCCGCGGACAAGCGTTCGCGCATCCTGCGCCTGACGCCCGCCGGGCTGGACCAGCTCGACGAGCTGACCCGGCGGAGCACCCGCCTGCTCAGCGAGCGGCTGAGCGACTGGACCGACGACGAGGTCGGCCAGCTGATCCGGCTGATGACACGCCTGCGCGCCAGCTTCGGCGACTGCCGTTCCGCTCCGGCCCGGATCCCCGCCCCCGTTGCCCCCAAGACCACCCGTACACCCGCAAGCACGTAA